The Rhodopseudomonas palustris genome window below encodes:
- a CDS encoding endonuclease domain-containing protein, with amino-acid sequence MNDPKQPTWKVSPSLRRNAREPRKASTDAERLMWAALRDKQLNGFSFRRQVPIGPFIADFACHSVKLVVEIDGGQHFSDDGERTDASRTAAIEARGFRIVRFSNADVMSNRAGVLQSIADVLAASAPTPTLSRKRERERAAREAKQRPEQTNSKQRPATDDAD; translated from the coding sequence ATGAACGATCCGAAGCAGCCGACCTGGAAGGTCTCTCCCAGCCTGCGCCGCAATGCGCGCGAGCCGCGGAAGGCATCCACCGACGCCGAGCGGCTGATGTGGGCGGCGCTGCGCGACAAGCAGCTCAATGGATTCTCGTTTCGCCGCCAGGTGCCGATCGGGCCGTTCATCGCCGACTTCGCCTGCCACTCGGTGAAGCTGGTGGTCGAGATCGACGGCGGCCAGCATTTTTCCGACGACGGCGAACGCACCGATGCGTCGCGGACGGCGGCGATCGAGGCGCGCGGCTTCCGGATTGTTCGCTTCAGCAATGCCGACGTGATGAGCAATCGGGCCGGGGTGCTGCAGAGCATTGCGGATGTGCTTGCCGCAAGTGCCCCCACCCCAACCCTCTCCCGCAAGCGGGAGAGGGAGCGCGCTGCGCGCGAGGCCAAGCAGCGGCCTGAACAGACCAATTCAAAGCAGCGTCCTGCAACGGACGATGCGGACTAA
- the pheT gene encoding phenylalanine--tRNA ligase subunit beta — MKLTLSWLKDHLDTDEPLDALADKLTMIGLEVEGIEDKAKALAPFTIALVLTAEKHPNADKLQVCSVDTGAGAPVQVVCGAPNARAGLVTVFAPPGTYIPAKNITLGIGNIRGVESRGMLCSAAELELSEDHDGIIELPADAPVGQGFAEWAGLGDPVLDINLTPNRQDCAGISGIARDLAAAGMGKFKNPSIKPIKGEFPCPVKVSVEDAKLCPGFALRLVRGVKNGPSPDWLQQRLTAIGLRPINALVDITNFLTFDRSRPLHVFDAAKVEGDLVVRRANDGETLLALDGRSYTLDSNVCVIADAHGVESLAGIMGGEASGCSDDTTDVLIESALWNEINIAQSGRRLGINTDARYRFERGVDPAFMMPGLDLATHLVMQFCGGTPSEAVVVGNAFGEDRIIDFPLSEVKRLAGIEVPFTEVRRILTHLGFMVAGSGAVVKVAVPSWRSDVHGKADIVEEIVRIVGVDKVPMTPFERGDAPRKPVLTQIQTRTRRAKRALAARGLTEAVTWSFISKPSAEAFGGGQPELALANPIASDLSDMRPSLLPGLIAAAQANADRGTPDLALFEVGQIFKGDRPQDQFIAASGVRRGVASSQGLGRHWSGSAPATALDAKADAFAVLAAAGAPMAGLQIATNKLPAWLHPGRSGAIQIGPQNVLGYFGELHPRVLEQLHADGPLVAFEVILDRIPDAKQRPTRAKPALELSAFQPVSRDFAFIVDRKVAAADLVRAAQGIDKKLITSVGVFDVYEGKGIDPDKKSIAIAVTLQPRDKTMTDQEIDAVGEKIVAEVTKKTGGVLRG, encoded by the coding sequence ATGAAACTCACCCTCTCCTGGCTGAAAGACCATCTCGACACCGACGAGCCCCTCGACGCGCTCGCCGACAAGCTCACCATGATCGGGCTCGAGGTCGAGGGCATCGAGGACAAGGCCAAGGCGCTGGCGCCGTTCACCATCGCCTTGGTGCTGACCGCCGAGAAGCATCCCAACGCCGACAAGCTGCAGGTCTGCAGCGTCGACACCGGCGCGGGCGCGCCGGTGCAGGTGGTGTGCGGCGCGCCGAATGCACGCGCCGGGCTCGTCACCGTGTTCGCGCCGCCCGGCACCTACATCCCGGCGAAGAACATCACGCTGGGCATCGGCAACATCCGCGGCGTCGAGAGCCGCGGCATGCTGTGCTCGGCCGCCGAGCTGGAGCTCTCCGAGGATCATGACGGCATCATCGAGCTGCCGGCGGACGCGCCGGTCGGCCAGGGCTTTGCAGAATGGGCCGGGCTCGGCGATCCGGTGCTCGACATCAATCTGACGCCGAACCGGCAGGACTGCGCCGGCATTTCCGGCATCGCGCGCGATCTCGCCGCCGCCGGCATGGGCAAGTTCAAGAACCCGTCGATCAAGCCGATCAAGGGCGAATTCCCCTGCCCAGTGAAGGTCAGCGTCGAAGACGCCAAGCTCTGCCCCGGCTTCGCGCTGCGGCTGGTGCGCGGCGTCAAGAACGGGCCGTCGCCGGACTGGCTGCAGCAGCGGCTCACCGCGATCGGCCTGCGCCCGATCAACGCGCTGGTCGACATCACCAACTTCCTGACCTTCGACCGCTCGCGCCCGCTGCACGTGTTCGACGCCGCGAAGGTCGAGGGCGATCTGGTCGTGCGCCGCGCGAACGACGGCGAGACGCTGCTGGCGCTCGACGGCCGCAGCTACACGCTCGACAGCAACGTCTGCGTCATCGCCGACGCGCACGGCGTCGAATCGCTCGCCGGCATCATGGGCGGCGAGGCCTCCGGCTGCTCGGACGACACCACCGACGTGCTGATCGAATCCGCGCTGTGGAACGAGATCAATATCGCGCAGTCCGGCCGCAGACTCGGCATCAACACCGACGCGCGCTATCGCTTCGAGCGCGGCGTCGATCCCGCCTTCATGATGCCGGGGCTCGACCTCGCGACGCATCTGGTGATGCAGTTCTGCGGCGGCACGCCGTCGGAAGCCGTCGTGGTCGGCAATGCGTTCGGCGAGGACCGCATCATCGACTTCCCGCTGAGTGAAGTGAAGCGGCTCGCCGGCATCGAAGTGCCGTTCACCGAAGTCCGCCGCATCCTGACGCATCTCGGTTTCATGGTGGCGGGTTCGGGCGCCGTGGTGAAGGTCGCGGTGCCGTCGTGGCGCAGCGACGTCCACGGCAAGGCCGACATCGTCGAGGAGATCGTCCGCATCGTCGGCGTCGACAAGGTGCCGATGACGCCGTTCGAACGCGGCGACGCCCCGCGCAAGCCGGTGCTGACCCAGATCCAGACCCGCACCCGCCGCGCCAAGCGCGCACTCGCCGCACGCGGCCTGACCGAGGCGGTGACCTGGTCGTTCATCTCAAAACCCAGCGCCGAAGCCTTCGGCGGCGGCCAGCCGGAGCTGGCGCTGGCCAATCCGATCGCGTCGGATCTGTCCGACATGCGGCCGAGCCTGCTGCCGGGCCTGATCGCCGCCGCGCAGGCCAACGCCGATCGCGGCACGCCGGATCTGGCGCTGTTCGAGGTCGGGCAGATCTTCAAGGGCGACCGGCCGCAGGATCAATTCATCGCGGCGAGCGGCGTGCGCCGCGGCGTCGCCTCGTCGCAGGGCCTCGGCCGGCACTGGTCGGGCTCGGCGCCGGCCACCGCGCTCGACGCCAAGGCCGATGCCTTCGCGGTGCTGGCCGCCGCCGGCGCGCCGATGGCGGGGCTGCAGATCGCAACCAACAAGCTGCCTGCCTGGCTGCATCCCGGCCGCTCCGGCGCGATCCAGATCGGGCCGCAGAACGTGCTGGGTTACTTCGGCGAGCTGCATCCGCGCGTGCTCGAACAGCTCCACGCCGACGGCCCGCTGGTCGCATTCGAAGTGATCCTCGACCGGATCCCCGACGCCAAGCAGCGCCCGACCCGCGCCAAGCCGGCGCTGGAATTGTCGGCGTTCCAGCCGGTGTCGCGCGACTTCGCCTTCATCGTCGACCGCAAGGTCGCGGCCGCCGACCTGGTCCGCGCCGCCCAGGGCATCGACAAGAAGCTGATTACTTCGGTCGGGGTGTTCGACGTCTATGAGGGCAAGGGCATCGACCCGGACAAGAAGTCGATCGCGATCGCGGTGACGCTGCAGCCGCGCGACAAGACCATGACCGACCAGGAAATCGACGCCGTCGGAGAGAAGATCGTCGCCGAAGTCACCAAGAAGACCGGCGGCGTGCTGCGCGGGTAG
- a CDS encoding NAD(P)/FAD-dependent oxidoreductase, with amino-acid sequence MTISRRRFLGATAGLAVAPMFGARASAALPREVDIVVVGAGAAGIAAARRIAAAGRKVIVVEAAAQIGGRCLTDTTSFEAPFDRGARFLHNPDSNPLVRLARGEGLDIAAAPPGQKIRIGRRNARARETEDFLATLVRASRAIGEASRGRVDVSCAAALPKDLGDWTATTEFVIGPVATGKDVRDLSAVDGFRAQDRIAIIGVRQGLGVLLTRLAAALPVTLSTPVTRIVWSGRDIGVETASGKIAARAIILTASTNVLSSGAIAFSPDLPKRQLDAASRLGLGSYDRIALQFKGNPLGLSRDEMMIEQSNSARTAVLSANVNGSSLCTVDVAGSFGRELSAQGEAAMQAFAVEWLGKLFGSDIAAAVERKAATRWNAAPYVQGAMSAASPGGAPSRKVLAEPLGNLFIAGEATSEVMWGTVLGAWESGEAAADAALKRIGPAKPAAAAEKPQRKPKKRRSREATGAPERWPGSR; translated from the coding sequence ATGACAATCTCCCGACGCCGCTTTCTCGGAGCCACCGCCGGCCTCGCCGTCGCGCCGATGTTCGGGGCGCGCGCGTCCGCGGCGCTGCCGCGCGAGGTCGATATCGTCGTGGTCGGCGCCGGCGCGGCCGGGATCGCGGCGGCGCGGCGGATCGCGGCGGCCGGCCGCAAGGTGATCGTGGTCGAGGCCGCGGCGCAGATCGGCGGCCGCTGCCTCACCGACACCACCAGCTTCGAGGCGCCGTTCGATCGCGGCGCGCGGTTCCTGCACAATCCGGACAGCAATCCGCTGGTCCGGCTGGCGCGCGGCGAAGGCCTCGACATCGCGGCGGCGCCGCCGGGCCAGAAGATCCGGATCGGCCGCCGCAACGCCCGGGCCCGCGAGACCGAGGATTTCCTCGCCACGCTGGTGCGCGCCAGCCGCGCCATCGGCGAGGCGTCGCGCGGCCGGGTCGACGTCTCCTGCGCGGCGGCGCTGCCGAAGGATCTCGGCGACTGGACCGCGACCACCGAATTCGTGATCGGCCCGGTCGCCACCGGCAAGGACGTCAGGGACCTGTCGGCGGTCGACGGTTTTCGCGCCCAGGACCGCATCGCCATCATCGGCGTGCGTCAGGGATTGGGCGTGCTGCTGACCAGGCTCGCGGCGGCGCTGCCGGTGACGCTGTCGACGCCGGTGACGCGCATCGTCTGGAGCGGCCGCGATATCGGCGTGGAGACGGCGTCAGGCAAGATCGCGGCGCGCGCGATCATTCTCACCGCCTCGACCAATGTGCTGAGTTCGGGCGCGATCGCGTTTTCGCCGGACCTGCCGAAGCGCCAGCTCGACGCCGCATCCAGGCTCGGGCTCGGCAGCTACGACCGGATCGCGCTGCAGTTCAAAGGCAATCCGCTCGGCCTGTCGCGCGACGAGATGATGATCGAGCAAAGTAACAGCGCCCGCACCGCGGTGCTGTCCGCCAACGTCAACGGCTCGTCGCTGTGCACGGTCGATGTCGCCGGCAGCTTCGGCCGCGAATTGTCGGCGCAGGGCGAGGCGGCGATGCAGGCCTTCGCGGTCGAGTGGCTGGGCAAGCTGTTCGGCAGCGATATCGCCGCCGCCGTCGAGCGCAAGGCGGCGACGCGGTGGAACGCCGCGCCTTACGTGCAGGGCGCGATGTCGGCGGCGTCGCCCGGCGGCGCGCCGTCGCGCAAGGTGCTGGCCGAGCCGCTCGGCAATCTGTTCATCGCCGGCGAGGCCACCAGCGAGGTGATGTGGGGCACCGTGCTGGGCGCGTGGGAATCCGGCGAGGCCGCCGCCGACGCCGCGCTGAAGCGGATCGGCCCGGCGAAGCCCGCGGCCGCGGCGGAGAAGCCGCAGCGCAAGCCGAAGAAGCGCCGCAGCCGCGAAGCCACCGGCGCGCCTGAGCGCTGGCCGGGCAGCCGGTAG
- a CDS encoding YiiX/YebB-like N1pC/P60 family cysteine hydrolase: MGIVFDAIGKVIAGYLQKEEPGYEPFTPSEPDHLRNIMQPGDVLLVEGNARISGIIKYLTQSTWSHAALYVGPIDGAAEPDGEPHVLIEANIGEGVTSSPLSRHLGYHTRICRPVGLSHEDRHTVCRYAINRIGFGYDTKNIVDLMRYLVPMPVPQRWRRRMIALGSGDPTKIICSALIAQAFDAVRYPILPKITKAGSRAARREILHIRDSSLYMPRDFDISPYFEVVKPTIVNGFDYTALHWADKQKPLAEVAGPFSTFHDPADPAPSLVPETADTETAPRESEVTRVGYMH; this comes from the coding sequence ATGGGCATTGTGTTCGATGCCATCGGCAAGGTCATCGCCGGCTATCTGCAGAAGGAAGAGCCGGGCTACGAGCCGTTCACGCCGAGCGAGCCGGATCATCTGCGCAACATCATGCAGCCCGGCGACGTGCTGCTGGTCGAGGGCAATGCGCGGATCTCCGGCATCATCAAGTACCTGACGCAGTCGACCTGGTCGCACGCCGCGCTCTATGTCGGCCCGATCGACGGCGCCGCCGAGCCCGACGGCGAGCCGCACGTCCTGATCGAGGCGAATATCGGCGAGGGCGTGACCTCGTCGCCGCTGTCGCGGCATCTGGGCTATCACACCCGGATCTGCCGCCCGGTCGGCCTGTCGCACGAGGACCGCCACACCGTCTGCCGCTACGCCATCAACCGGATCGGCTTCGGCTACGACACCAAAAACATCGTCGACCTGATGCGCTACCTGGTGCCGATGCCGGTGCCGCAACGCTGGCGGCGGCGGATGATCGCGCTCGGCTCCGGCGATCCGACCAAGATCATCTGCTCGGCGCTGATCGCGCAGGCGTTCGACGCGGTGCGCTATCCGATCCTGCCGAAGATCACCAAGGCCGGCAGCCGCGCCGCGCGCCGCGAGATCCTGCACATCCGCGACTCCTCGCTGTACATGCCGCGCGACTTCGACATCTCGCCGTATTTCGAAGTGGTGAAGCCGACCATCGTCAACGGCTTCGACTACACCGCGCTGCACTGGGCCGACAAGCAGAAGCCGCTCGCGGAGGTGGCGGGCCCGTTCAGCACGTTTCACGACCCTGCCGACCCGGCGCCGTCGCTCGTTCCTGAAACGGCTGACACGGAAACGGCGCCGCGCGAGTCAGAAGTGACGCGCGTCGGTTATATGCACTGA
- a CDS encoding putative bifunctional diguanylate cyclase/phosphodiesterase — protein MPQFRLKTSKTSKRCTVKRKPKPSRSGATGRKPSPCPKLPSRGIADRERAVADALAEARKSHERLREAIDILPQGIVFLDADGRYILWNKRYAEIYKASADLFKPGARMQDTIRVGVERGDYPEAIGREDEWIAERMRRLFHPGHSHEQFLADGRCIRIEERTTSDGGVIGLRVDITELKQREASFRLMFESNPVPMLVCSLADERIVAVNDAAVAHYGYSPSEFAALTIRRLQAFETDLPWGGDATDEERAARTWKHVRADGSLIDLAIYARQLNYQGEPAVLLALMDITERKRAEMRLAFMAHHDGLTGLPNRSLLRKRLDDMLSQTRRTGEKIAVLFVGVDHFKAVNDTLGHAVGDKLLRGIARRLRSTLREEDPLARLNSDEFAVVQTGIKRPEDVTLLAKRLLGAIAEPFLLEGHSVVAGASIGIAVAPVDGDDSEKLLMNADMALSRAKKDSRGSFSFFEPGMDARAQARRKIETELRTALRHEVLRPYYQPLIALADGGVTGCEALVRWPHPERGMISPAEFIPVAEDTGLINAIGAQVLRQACHDAARWPGDIRVAVNLSPLQFRVGNLMATVMDALKQSGLPARRLELEITETLLLEKSSQVIATLHALRALGVRISMDDFGTGYSSLSYLRSFPFDKIKIDQSFVRGVSDNREAQAIVRAIISLGMGLGVTITAEGVETEAELNWLRDEGCHEAQGFLFSAARPNDEIKGLLELQGDADGGEASCSARCA, from the coding sequence ATGCCGCAGTTTCGGCTGAAGACGAGCAAGACATCGAAAAGATGCACGGTCAAACGCAAGCCGAAGCCGAGCCGCTCCGGAGCGACAGGCCGCAAGCCATCGCCGTGTCCGAAGCTGCCGTCGCGCGGGATCGCCGATCGCGAGCGCGCCGTTGCGGACGCGCTGGCCGAGGCGCGCAAGTCGCACGAGCGGCTGCGCGAGGCGATCGACATTCTGCCGCAGGGCATCGTGTTTCTCGACGCCGATGGCCGCTACATCCTCTGGAACAAGCGCTACGCGGAGATCTACAAGGCCAGCGCCGACCTGTTCAAACCCGGCGCGCGGATGCAGGACACCATCCGGGTCGGCGTCGAGCGCGGCGACTATCCCGAAGCGATCGGCCGCGAGGACGAATGGATCGCCGAGCGGATGCGACGGTTGTTTCATCCCGGCCATAGCCACGAGCAGTTTCTCGCCGACGGCCGCTGCATCCGGATCGAGGAACGCACCACCTCGGACGGCGGCGTGATCGGCCTGCGCGTCGACATCACCGAACTGAAGCAGCGCGAAGCGTCGTTCCGGCTGATGTTCGAAAGCAATCCGGTGCCGATGCTGGTGTGCTCGCTCGCCGACGAGCGCATCGTCGCGGTCAACGACGCCGCGGTCGCGCATTACGGCTATTCGCCGTCGGAATTCGCCGCGCTGACGATCCGCCGGCTGCAGGCGTTCGAGACCGATCTGCCATGGGGCGGCGACGCCACCGACGAGGAACGCGCGGCGCGGACCTGGAAACACGTCCGGGCCGACGGCTCGCTGATCGATCTGGCGATCTACGCCCGGCAGCTCAACTATCAGGGCGAGCCGGCGGTGCTGCTGGCGCTGATGGACATCACCGAGCGCAAACGCGCCGAGATGCGGCTGGCCTTCATGGCGCATCACGACGGGCTGACCGGGCTACCGAACCGCAGCCTACTGCGCAAGAGGCTCGACGATATGCTGAGTCAGACCCGGCGCACCGGCGAGAAGATCGCCGTGCTGTTCGTCGGCGTCGATCACTTCAAGGCGGTCAACGACACGCTGGGGCACGCCGTCGGCGACAAGCTGCTGCGCGGAATCGCGCGCCGGCTGCGCTCGACGCTGCGCGAGGAAGACCCGCTGGCGCGGCTCAATTCCGACGAATTCGCCGTGGTCCAGACCGGGATCAAGCGGCCCGAGGACGTCACGCTGCTGGCCAAGCGGCTGCTCGGCGCGATCGCCGAGCCGTTTCTGCTCGAAGGCCATTCGGTGGTGGCGGGCGCCAGCATCGGCATCGCGGTGGCGCCGGTCGACGGCGACGATTCCGAAAAGCTGCTGATGAACGCCGACATGGCGCTGTCGCGCGCCAAGAAGGATTCGCGCGGCAGCTTCAGCTTCTTCGAGCCGGGGATGGACGCCCGCGCCCAGGCGCGGCGCAAGATCGAGACCGAACTGCGCACGGCGCTTCGCCACGAGGTGCTGCGGCCGTACTACCAGCCGCTGATCGCGCTCGCCGACGGCGGCGTCACCGGCTGCGAGGCGCTGGTGCGCTGGCCGCATCCGGAGCGCGGCATGATCTCGCCGGCGGAGTTCATCCCGGTCGCCGAGGACACCGGCCTGATCAACGCGATCGGCGCGCAGGTGCTGCGCCAGGCCTGCCACGACGCCGCGCGCTGGCCCGGCGACATCCGCGTCGCGGTCAATCTGTCGCCGCTGCAGTTCCGCGTCGGCAATCTGATGGCGACGGTGATGGACGCGCTGAAGCAGTCCGGCCTGCCGGCGCGCCGGCTCGAGCTGGAAATCACCGAGACGCTGCTGCTGGAAAAGAGCAGCCAGGTGATCGCCACGCTGCACGCGCTGCGCGCGCTCGGCGTCCGCATCTCGATGGACGATTTCGGCACCGGCTATTCGAGTCTGAGCTATCTGCGCAGCTTTCCGTTCGACAAGATCAAGATCGACCAGTCGTTCGTGCGCGGCGTCAGCGACAATCGCGAGGCCCAGGCGATCGTCCGCGCCATCATCAGCCTCGGCATGGGACTCGGCGTCACCATCACGGCCGAAGGCGTCGAGACCGAAGCCGAACTGAACTGGCTGCGCGACGAAGGCTGCCACGAGGCGCAGGGCTTCCTGTTCAGCGCGGCGCGGCCGAACGACGAGATCAAGGGGCTGCTGGAATTGCAGGGCGACGCCGATGGCGGCGAGGCCTCCTGCTCGGCTCGATGCGCGTAG
- the mepA gene encoding penicillin-insensitive murein endopeptidase: MRRRSIPARWLLAAALLSASATFAWAQDKGTVDPKPLPKLANPDDPELAARELFGRRTLPAALPPRPVGFYARGCLAGGEALPITGKTWQVMRLSRNRFYAYPAMVDLVARLSKRAHSEAGWPGILVGDMSQPRGGPMLTGHASHQVGLDADIWLTPMPNRQLSRNEREEMSAVMMVRRDRLDIDPAAWTPTHWKVIRAAAQEPAVERIFVNAAIKKALCREAKGDRSWLNKVRPMYGHDYHFHIRIKCPPGSIGCEAQPETPQGEGCGAELDYWFSDAVLHPKPPKVPPKPKRQLTLAELPAECRAVLNAPDRKPD; the protein is encoded by the coding sequence ATGCGACGCCGATCGATTCCCGCCCGATGGCTGTTGGCCGCCGCGCTGCTCAGCGCCTCGGCGACATTCGCGTGGGCGCAGGACAAGGGCACGGTCGATCCGAAGCCGCTGCCGAAGCTCGCCAACCCCGACGATCCCGAGCTCGCCGCGCGCGAGCTGTTCGGCCGCCGCACCCTCCCCGCGGCGCTGCCGCCACGGCCGGTCGGGTTCTACGCCCGCGGCTGCCTCGCCGGCGGCGAGGCACTGCCGATCACCGGCAAGACCTGGCAGGTGATGCGGCTGTCGCGCAATCGGTTCTACGCCTATCCGGCGATGGTCGATCTGGTGGCGCGGCTGTCGAAGCGGGCGCACAGCGAGGCCGGCTGGCCGGGCATTCTGGTCGGCGACATGTCGCAGCCGCGCGGCGGGCCGATGCTGACCGGCCATGCCAGCCATCAGGTCGGGCTCGACGCCGACATCTGGCTGACGCCGATGCCGAACCGGCAGCTCTCGCGCAACGAGCGCGAGGAGATGTCGGCGGTGATGATGGTGCGCCGCGACCGGCTCGACATCGATCCCGCCGCCTGGACGCCGACGCATTGGAAAGTGATCCGCGCCGCCGCGCAGGAGCCGGCGGTCGAGCGGATCTTCGTCAACGCGGCGATCAAGAAGGCGCTGTGCCGCGAGGCCAAAGGCGACCGGAGCTGGCTCAACAAGGTGCGGCCGATGTACGGCCACGATTATCACTTCCACATCCGGATCAAATGCCCGCCCGGCAGCATCGGCTGCGAGGCGCAGCCCGAAACGCCGCAGGGCGAAGGCTGCGGCGCCGAGCTGGACTACTGGTTCTCCGACGCGGTGCTGCACCCGAAGCCGCCGAAAGTGCCGCCGAAGCCGAAGCGCCAGCTCACCCTCGCCGAGTTGCCGGCGGAATGCCGCGCCGTGCTGAACGCGCCGGACCGCAAGCCGGATTGA
- a CDS encoding potassium/proton antiporter — protein MDSLDTVSIAILLGAVLVMAGILSSLLALRFGAPLLLVFLVLGMLAGEAGPGGLKFDDLSTTYLVGSVALALILFDGGLRTRFSTIKAVLAPSMGLATVGVLLTALLTAPVAYYALDLNWTEALLAGAVIASTDAAAVFLLVHSQGLRLRPRVGATLEVESGTNDPFAVFLTLMLVGLITRGEASTWYVVLEFLWEATLGTAIGVIGGRAVVMALNRVALPQGLHAPFVATAALVVFGAAQISHASGFLAVYLAGMIIGNQPTRAHNSVVAFLDAATWLAQIVMFVLLGLLVSPQRLMSSIGPAVLVALALMLVARPLAVFLCLAPFRFNWRERLFIAWVGLRGAVAIFLASIPMLVGLPKAYLYFDVAFVVVIISLLLQGWTLGPAARKLHVALQRTDRGPRRIELDLPGQLEQQLVGYAVRPKSLYLKRGLIPSWSKPTLVIRDERILTPEEADPVAPGDYLYLLAPPEKAESLDRFFVDMPPSSAPDPHLLGDFIVPGETTLGDLAAAYGVNVPTGEEALTLADYFDIHLDTAPTLNATVQLDTIVLVARSLGGGRVNVVGLRLPEEEDDAPPATRRQKARRKLSKIWSQLSGV, from the coding sequence ATGGACTCTCTCGACACGGTCAGCATAGCCATTCTGCTCGGCGCCGTCCTGGTGATGGCGGGCATTCTGTCGAGCCTGCTGGCGCTGCGGTTCGGCGCGCCGTTGCTGCTGGTCTTTCTCGTGCTCGGCATGCTGGCCGGCGAGGCCGGGCCGGGCGGCCTGAAATTCGACGATCTCTCCACCACCTATCTGGTCGGCTCGGTGGCGCTGGCGCTGATCCTGTTCGACGGCGGGCTGCGGACGCGATTCTCGACCATCAAGGCGGTGCTGGCGCCGTCGATGGGGCTGGCGACGGTCGGCGTGCTGCTGACCGCGCTGCTCACCGCGCCGGTGGCCTATTATGCGCTCGACCTGAACTGGACCGAGGCGCTGCTCGCCGGCGCCGTGATCGCCTCGACCGACGCCGCCGCGGTGTTCCTGCTGGTGCATTCGCAGGGGCTGCGGCTGCGGCCGCGCGTCGGCGCGACGCTGGAGGTCGAGTCCGGCACCAACGATCCGTTCGCGGTGTTCCTGACGCTGATGCTGGTCGGGCTGATCACCCGCGGCGAGGCCTCGACCTGGTACGTGGTGCTGGAATTCCTCTGGGAGGCCACGCTCGGCACCGCGATCGGCGTGATCGGCGGCCGCGCCGTGGTGATGGCGCTGAACCGGGTGGCGTTGCCGCAGGGGCTGCACGCGCCGTTCGTCGCCACCGCGGCGCTGGTGGTGTTCGGCGCCGCGCAGATCTCGCACGCCTCGGGCTTTCTCGCCGTCTATCTCGCCGGCATGATCATCGGCAACCAGCCGACCCGCGCGCATAATTCGGTGGTGGCGTTCCTCGACGCCGCGACCTGGCTGGCGCAGATCGTGATGTTCGTGCTGCTCGGCCTCTTGGTGTCGCCGCAGCGGCTGATGTCGAGCATCGGCCCGGCGGTGCTGGTGGCGCTGGCGCTGATGCTGGTGGCGCGGCCGCTCGCCGTGTTCCTGTGCCTCGCGCCGTTCCGGTTCAACTGGCGGGAGCGGTTGTTCATCGCCTGGGTGGGATTGCGCGGCGCGGTCGCGATCTTCCTGGCCTCGATCCCGATGCTGGTCGGGCTGCCGAAGGCCTATCTGTATTTCGACGTCGCCTTCGTGGTGGTGATCATCTCGCTGCTGCTGCAGGGCTGGACGCTGGGGCCGGCTGCGCGCAAGCTGCACGTCGCCCTGCAGCGCACCGATCGCGGCCCGCGCCGGATCGAGCTCGACCTGCCCGGCCAGCTCGAGCAGCAACTGGTCGGCTACGCGGTGCGGCCGAAGAGCCTGTATCTGAAGCGCGGCCTGATCCCGTCCTGGTCGAAGCCGACGCTGGTGATCCGCGACGAGCGCATCCTGACGCCGGAGGAGGCCGATCCGGTCGCGCCCGGCGACTATCTCTATCTGCTGGCGCCGCCCGAAAAGGCCGAGTCGCTCGACCGCTTCTTCGTCGACATGCCGCCCTCGAGCGCGCCCGACCCGCATCTGCTCGGCGACTTCATCGTGCCGGGCGAGACCACGCTCGGCGATCTCGCAGCCGCCTACGGCGTCAACGTGCCGACCGGCGAGGAGGCGCTGACGCTCGCGGATTATTTCGACATCCATCTCGACACCGCGCCGACCCTCAACGCCACCGTGCAGCTCGATACCATCGTGCTGGTGGCGCGCAGCCTCGGCGGCGGCCGGGTCAACGTCGTCGGCCTGCGGCTGCCCGAAGAGGAAGACGACGCCCCGCCGGCGACGCGGCGGCAGAAGGCCAGACGCAAGCTGTCGAAGATCTGGTCGCAATTGTCGGGGGTGTGA